The following coding sequences lie in one Winslowiella toletana genomic window:
- a CDS encoding metallophosphoesterase, translated as MLIAQVSDIHASTENDYLFRFDQVLNWLTHLQPDILVITGDLTDGHWQEGYKHIADRLNQQNYPSLILPGNSDDRSLMRSVWDENRWAHDAQGEALHLIHNTGDIRLIGLDSTIDYKDYGSVTDHLEWLDNQLSDACSPPSLLFLHHHVFASGIPTLDETMCRGLPEMEDLIRRAPARLLAISSGHVHRPIAGTYAGIPAYICGSVCPANPVWFGTVNSPPANDPPALIIHRYVSNALISHHVCV; from the coding sequence ATGCTGATAGCTCAGGTTTCAGACATTCACGCCTCAACCGAAAATGATTATCTGTTTCGGTTCGACCAGGTACTAAATTGGCTTACACATCTGCAACCGGACATACTGGTAATTACAGGCGATCTAACGGATGGGCATTGGCAGGAAGGTTATAAACACATAGCTGACCGCCTGAATCAGCAAAATTACCCTTCGTTGATCCTGCCGGGTAACTCAGACGACCGAAGTCTGATGCGTTCTGTTTGGGATGAGAATAGATGGGCGCATGATGCCCAAGGAGAAGCCCTGCACTTAATTCATAACACCGGTGACATTCGCCTGATTGGTCTGGATTCGACGATTGATTATAAAGATTACGGCAGTGTGACTGACCATCTGGAATGGTTGGATAACCAACTTAGCGACGCATGCAGCCCTCCGTCATTGCTGTTTCTGCACCATCACGTATTTGCATCTGGCATACCAACGCTAGACGAAACGATGTGCAGAGGTCTGCCTGAGATGGAAGATTTGATTAGACGCGCCCCGGCCAGATTACTCGCCATTTCTTCAGGCCATGTCCACAGACCAATAGCGGGCACGTATGCGGGCATACCTGCCTACATTTGTGGCTCCGTTTGCCCCGCTAATCCTGTCTGGTTTGGAACAGTAAACTCTCCTCCTGCGAATGACCCGCCAGCGTTGATAATTCACCGCTACGTCAGTAACGCCCTTATCAGTCATCACGTTTGCGTTTAA
- a CDS encoding aspartate/glutamate racemase family protein: protein MTVSIGVLAGMGPRSTAPFVDMLVTECHIGYGAKYDMDFPKMHIISLPTPFWPGKKVDDNAMIATLQQGITELVRAKVSLIAVPCNLAHCYFAEMKAVSSGIPLLHIADIALESLPAEATRIAVLATKPTLEAGFYQARIEASGKEIIDSPLLREMTTSLIGRVKTKGFHDSDVQAEWINLMSVVANLKVEALLIACTDLSPLITENTFSFFIVDTAASLSSATIKNYRRLSGKITDGTHNTD, encoded by the coding sequence ATGACTGTTTCTATAGGTGTGCTTGCAGGAATGGGACCCCGCTCCACAGCCCCCTTCGTTGATATGCTGGTGACAGAGTGTCACATCGGGTACGGAGCGAAATATGATATGGATTTTCCTAAAATGCATATTATCTCGTTGCCGACACCTTTCTGGCCTGGCAAGAAAGTTGATGATAATGCGATGATCGCAACCCTACAGCAGGGTATTACCGAACTCGTCAGGGCCAAAGTGAGTCTGATAGCTGTTCCCTGTAATCTTGCGCACTGCTACTTTGCCGAAATGAAGGCGGTGAGCTCCGGTATCCCACTTCTGCATATCGCAGACATCGCACTTGAGTCACTACCTGCAGAGGCAACCAGGATTGCTGTACTGGCTACGAAACCTACGCTGGAAGCGGGTTTTTATCAGGCGCGGATAGAAGCTTCTGGTAAAGAGATTATTGATTCACCTCTGCTTCGTGAGATGACCACATCGCTAATTGGACGGGTTAAAACGAAAGGTTTTCATGACTCCGATGTACAGGCAGAGTGGATAAATTTAATGTCTGTAGTGGCAAATCTTAAGGTGGAGGCTCTTCTTATTGCTTGTACAGATCTTAGTCCCCTGATAACTGAAAATACTTTCAGCTTTTTCATCGTAGATACGGCAGCAAGCCTTTCCAGTGCGACCATTAAAAACTACAGACGTCTGTCCGGGAAAATTACAGACGGCACCCATAATACCGACTAA
- a CDS encoding methyl-accepting chemotaxis protein, with protein MKISTRLTAGFTFLILLFVISSAFTFISLNTSRHEMNDIVSHRLKKVVVANEAGTALRNMLVQVRNMALFSDEKAIATEWERFEKSKTAYIQNRNKLKGMIMAENIPDEMKLLTTVLDNEKTALAVLETAAKKGRQKQLEGLPDYLTSVVRPPQQLLIASLNALTTIQTHQAEETAFRNNEHAIRVLKISGLIIFISIVSSVLVCLFIVRILMRQLGGEPAEAQKIAAAIAGGDLTTPVQLRHKDTTSLLASLDGMQADLRALVGQIKGAAGSVAQAADEISQGNSELSSRTEQQAAALQETAASMEEITATVRNNTTSAQHTAGVAREAAALSRNGREEVLRMSESMGEISHSAGKIRDITAVIEGIAFQTNILALNAAVEAARAGEEGRGFAVVAGEVRSLAQRSATAAKEIKALIEMAVTQVENGVSVADGTGQSIIRITGMVGELAEAMDEISLGSEEQMQGIAQVSIAVTQMDGVTQNNAALVEESSAASQSLSEQARALQNMVETFRI; from the coding sequence GTGAAAATATCGACACGTTTAACAGCAGGTTTCACCTTCCTTATCTTACTGTTTGTAATCAGTTCCGCATTTACCTTTATCAGCCTTAATACATCCCGGCATGAGATGAATGACATCGTCTCTCACAGGCTGAAAAAGGTGGTGGTGGCGAATGAAGCCGGCACGGCCCTGAGAAATATGCTGGTTCAGGTCAGAAATATGGCGCTGTTTTCTGACGAAAAAGCCATTGCCACAGAGTGGGAACGCTTTGAGAAGAGCAAAACTGCTTATATTCAGAATCGCAATAAGCTCAAAGGTATGATTATGGCTGAAAACATCCCGGACGAGATGAAACTCCTTACCACCGTCCTGGATAACGAGAAGACGGCGCTTGCAGTGCTTGAGACTGCTGCAAAAAAAGGCAGGCAGAAGCAACTTGAAGGCCTGCCGGATTATCTCACCAGCGTGGTACGGCCTCCTCAACAGCTTCTGATTGCAAGCCTGAATGCCCTGACAACCATCCAGACTCACCAGGCTGAAGAAACTGCTTTCAGAAATAATGAACATGCCATCAGGGTGCTGAAGATTTCCGGCCTGATTATTTTCATTTCAATCGTGAGTAGTGTACTGGTCTGCCTGTTTATTGTCCGCATCCTGATGCGGCAACTGGGAGGGGAACCCGCAGAGGCTCAGAAAATCGCGGCGGCGATTGCCGGGGGGGACCTGACCACGCCCGTTCAGCTGCGACATAAGGACACAACCAGCCTGCTGGCCTCTCTTGACGGAATGCAGGCTGACCTTCGCGCACTTGTGGGACAGATAAAGGGCGCTGCCGGTTCAGTGGCACAGGCAGCAGATGAAATCTCTCAGGGTAACAGCGAGCTGTCATCACGGACGGAGCAGCAGGCGGCTGCGCTGCAGGAAACAGCGGCCAGCATGGAGGAGATAACGGCCACGGTAAGGAACAACACAACCAGCGCGCAGCATACTGCCGGTGTGGCAAGGGAAGCGGCTGCTCTTTCCCGTAACGGTAGGGAGGAGGTGCTTCGCATGTCCGAAAGTATGGGAGAGATATCTCACAGCGCCGGAAAAATACGGGATATTACCGCCGTTATCGAGGGTATTGCATTCCAGACCAATATCCTCGCACTGAACGCTGCGGTCGAGGCGGCCCGTGCCGGAGAGGAGGGGCGCGGCTTTGCGGTAGTGGCCGGCGAGGTGAGGTCGCTTGCGCAGCGCAGCGCCACAGCGGCAAAAGAAATTAAAGCCCTCATTGAGATGGCGGTCACCCAGGTCGAAAACGGCGTTTCGGTAGCTGACGGTACAGGACAGAGTATCATCAGAATTACCGGCATGGTGGGTGAACTGGCTGAGGCCATGGACGAAATCTCGCTCGGCTCAGAGGAGCAGATGCAGGGCATCGCCCAGGTCAGCATTGCGGTAACCCAGATGGACGGCGTCACGCAGAATAACGCCGCGCTGGTTGAAGAGTCCTCGGCGGCATCGCAGTCCCTTTCTGAGCAGGCGCGTGCCCTGCAGAATATGGTGGAAACCTTCCGCATATAA
- a CDS encoding IS30 family transposase, with the protein MKRRTRINYTPEQKAIIWDRYKQGDSLHDIARMFDRFHSSIMPTIHQTGGYRPPVRKRHRLALTLDEREEISRGLVAKLSIRDIAANLSRAPSTISREVRRHGGAKQYRAAKADTAAWENALRPKPCKLIESPTLCKIIAEKMHQDWSPEQIAGWLKRCYPDNQEMHVSHETIYKTLFIQTRGALKKELQQCLRSGRAVRRSRTSSLKGKGLGKIPNAIPISERPPEASDRAIPGHWEGDLIQGSKNSYIITLVERHSRFVMLAKIRDNKTITVISALIRQARELPVELYKTLTWDRGAEMTSHTRFTVATDIQIYFCDPQSPWQRGSNENTNRLLRQYFPKGTDLSVHSQQRLNSVARQLNERPRKTLDYESPAERFNKCVASIS; encoded by the coding sequence ATGAAACGAAGAACTCGGATTAACTACACGCCAGAGCAGAAGGCGATTATCTGGGACAGATATAAGCAAGGTGATTCTCTGCATGATATCGCCAGAATGTTCGACAGATTTCATTCTTCCATCATGCCCACAATCCACCAGACAGGGGGCTACCGTCCTCCCGTTCGAAAGCGGCATCGATTAGCGCTTACGCTTGATGAAAGAGAGGAGATCTCCAGAGGACTGGTAGCAAAACTCAGTATCAGGGACATTGCTGCCAACTTATCAAGAGCACCCTCAACGATTAGCCGCGAGGTCAGGAGGCACGGAGGTGCCAAGCAATACCGTGCAGCAAAAGCCGATACTGCTGCGTGGGAAAATGCTCTGAGACCAAAACCTTGCAAGCTAATTGAAAGCCCCACATTGTGTAAAATCATTGCAGAGAAGATGCATCAGGACTGGTCGCCGGAACAGATCGCCGGTTGGCTGAAACGCTGTTATCCGGATAATCAGGAAATGCATGTGTCACACGAAACGATTTATAAAACGCTTTTTATACAAACCCGGGGGGCATTAAAAAAAGAGCTGCAGCAATGCCTCAGAAGCGGAAGAGCGGTTCGTAGATCCCGAACGTCATCACTTAAAGGGAAAGGGTTAGGGAAAATCCCGAATGCGATACCTATCAGCGAAAGGCCACCGGAAGCCTCAGACAGAGCCATCCCTGGTCACTGGGAAGGTGATCTGATCCAGGGCTCGAAAAACTCCTATATTATCACCCTCGTAGAACGCCATTCCCGCTTTGTTATGTTAGCCAAAATCAGGGACAACAAGACCATAACGGTTATATCTGCACTCATCAGACAAGCCCGGGAATTACCTGTTGAGCTATATAAAACATTAACCTGGGATCGGGGAGCTGAAATGACCAGCCACACCCGGTTTACTGTAGCAACAGACATCCAGATTTACTTCTGTGATCCTCAATCTCCCTGGCAACGTGGCTCAAATGAAAATACGAACAGGTTGCTAAGACAATATTTTCCAAAGGGAACTGACTTATCGGTTCACAGTCAGCAGAGACTAAACAGCGTTGCCAGACAGCTCAACGAAAGACCGAGAAAAACGCTAGACTATGAATCACCCGCAGAACGGTTCAATAAGTGTGTTGCGTCCATCAGTTGA